The nucleotide window TATTCCGTGGCGTGAGAAGTAGTCTTGTAGGAAAAGCGACTTCGCGCGCCTGTCAAGAAGAAGATCGACCGTGTCCCGAAGAATATCTTGCGAATCAGGCTGAGGAGAGCGCCAAGGAACATCTAACGAGCGTTCTTCAATGGCTCGGGTGAGAACGCTGTCTAGAGGGAATTTATCTCTAGGATAGGTAAGTTGTGCTGTATTACAGGCCTCTGCAGAGTTTGTGAGCTTACTGATATGTAAGAACACGTCGATCACAATCTGCAGATTGCTCAATGCTTTCCAGTCACCTTTAGGCATCACAAGGTGGACTATTTGATTCAGGTCCTTTAGCAGGAGGTCGTGGACTACCTTTCCTGCAATGTTGTATTGGCCGTCTACCTCCTTCAAACAACGAGGCCAAAGAGATGATATAAGTCTGCTCCAATATATCAGCACATTAACCCTATCTAAGGAGTCCATAGACGCTGCTACCTCAAATAGACATCGATGGAAATCTTCATAGTGGTCTTCGTAATGGACGAGGTAAAAATGGACGGGATCAATGGCAGACGACGATACCGACGAAGGACTGGTGTCTTTGCTGACGTTGAGTGTCTTGTGGAGAGTCTTAATAACCTCTATGAACTTTAATCTGGCCTCTAGCGAGTCCATTTGGCGCGGTTGCTGTATAAGTATTTATAATTTAGCAGAACCGCCTGAAGTTGGTCGGttattttttaatgctGAGCCCATCGCCAGACAGGACACAGCGGTGATATTAAAACCCTAAAGGGCTCGCGGTCCCAAACTAGATATAACTGAATTTTATTAACCTATAGTCTAGAGCTGATTATATACTTTTGAGACCATGTACGAATCGCGCAGTTTTTCGGTGCTAATCAAACACCATTAGTGTCACTGCGACCGGT belongs to Eremothecium sinecaudum strain ATCC 58844 chromosome IV, complete sequence and includes:
- the CTK3 gene encoding Ctk3p (Syntenic homolog of Ashbya gossypii ABL130C; Syntenic homolog of Saccharomyces cerevisiae YML112W (CTK3)), with the translated sequence MDSLEARLKFIEVIKTLHKTLNVSKDTSPSSVSSSAIDPVHFYLVHYEDHYEDFHRCLFEVAASMDSLDRVNVLIYWSRLISSLWPRCLKEVDGQYNIAGKVVHDLLLKDLNQIVHLVMPKGDWKALSNLQIVIDVFLHISKLTNSAEACNTAQLTYPRDKFPLDSVLTRAIEERSLDVPWRSPQPDSQDILRDTVDLLLDRRAKSLFLQDYFSRHGIVNVTASTNATTILHRMENDRERHKKSKEHLWFTERDTSMLEIAEFDALWQQNRMGMTRDDYQDVKELQHIAQESYLYQI